In the Lactobacillus paragasseri genome, CTTGGGGAAATGTATCCTTAGAACACACGCTTCAAAATACTCTTGATTTAGAAAATTTTTTACATACTAAGGTACCAGTAGTTAAAGGTGCTAATCAACCACTAGTACGTCCAGCAATTAGTGCTGCTTCAGTTCATGGCGAAACAGGAATTGCAGGTTTTGAATTTGAAAAAGCAAATAATGATTTATTAATGTCAGGTCTTGCTGCTACTAAAATGTATGAAGCAATTAAAAGTAGTCCTGAAAAGGTAACTCTTTTAGGAATCGGCCCATTAACTGATTTTGCACTTTTATTTAAGCAGTATCCTGATGTAGTAGAGAATATCGCTAAAGTTTACATTATGGGTGGAAATATTGGTCATGGAAATCATAGTCCATTTGCGGAATATAATATTGCTGGAGATCCAGAAGCTGCTCAAATTGTCTTTCATTCTGGATTACCAGTCTATGTTGCTCCACTTGAAATTGGCGACAAGGCGCATTTGACACAAGATCAAATGGATAAGATTAAGGAATGCGGCGAAGTTGGAAAGATGCTATATTCGATGTTTTCACATATTCATGAGCCAGATGGTGATCTTAGAATTAAGATTTATGATCCAACTGCTGTAGGTATAATGCTTCATCCTGAATTCTTCACCTTGAAGCCTGCGAATGTTGAAATTGAATTAGCTGGACGTTATACTTATGGCGCTAGCGTGATGGACTTTTTAAGCAAAGAACATAACGCACAAATCGCAACCGACGTCGATACAGAGAGGTTTGCAACTTGGTTCGTTCAAAGTATCCAAGCTGCCAATAACGGGAGAAAATAATGACTGATTTAGTCTATCGCTCAGTAATGCGCGATATTAAACAAAAAATACTTAATAATGAATATGAAGATATGCGCTTACCAGATGAGCGGAGTTTAAGCGACTATTACCATGTAAGTCGTTCATCAATGAAGCGAGCTTTGGGATTACTTGCACAGCAAGGAATAGTCTTCAAAAAAAGAGGTAGTGGAACTTTTATTAATCCTCTTTACTTAAAGAATCAAGCTCTCTTTAAATATGAAGGATCAAATTTGGGTATTACTGACTCTTTTAGTGTTCCTGGTAAAAAGCAAAGTATTGAGCTATTAGACTATCAAGTAATTAAAGCTGATGAAGATTTAAGACAAGATCTCTTTTTAAAAGAATCAGACTTTGTTTATCAAATTAAGCGATTACGTTTATTAGATGATCAACCATTTTTGATTGAAACAGGCTTTATTCCAATTAAGATTACGCCAGAATTAAATCCAGATATTTTAAAAGGATCTCTGTTTAATTATTTAGAAGATACGCAAAATAAAACTGTAACGCGGTCATTCTTAACGATTACAGTTGAACCTTCAACATTAGAAGATCAATCTAAGTTAATGCTGGCTCCTAATGAACCAGTTGGCGTGATGGAAGGTATTTTCTTTTTAGATGACGGAACGCCATTTGAAGTTTCAAATATGCGAATTCACTATAAATATATGAAATACAATACTTTTGTTAACTTAAGTCAAGAATAAAAAAATAAGGCATCGTTTTTCTCGGGGGATGAGAGAAACGATGTCTTTTTTGATTGAGGGGATAGTTTAATCAAATTGCAAACTATCATTAATTGGTGCCAGATATACATAGTTTAAGTTAGTATTTTTGCATTGTTCACTGAGAGAATTAATTAAAGCATCTTGTTCCTTAGTGATTGGAATTTGTTTTAGCGCTATTTGAGATTGTAAAAACATAACTAACTTATTACTCCAAGCAGCTGCGTCATCATGATTTTCCGCTTTTGCTATAACCTTTAAAATTGCTTTTTCAAGAGGAAGATATGCGTTAATTTGTACTTTATTAAAACTAGCATATAAGTCCTTTAACGTTATGACAACTTCATTTTGTTTAGTAATAGTATTTTCTAACATGATAATGACCTCGCTTCGTAAATAACTAATTTATTTCTGGGCCCACTTAAATACTAGCATCTGCAATGTATGAAAAGGTGTTTTTACGCCCATATTGCAGCTTTTGTTAAGTGTTTGTCTTGATTTAAATAACGCTATGCTGAATTTTTTCAGTAAATAGTTTTTTAAATACAGATAAATCCTTAAAATAAGTATAGAAATACAGACAAATACATAAAAATGTATGGATTTTTGTTAAGATTGACCTTGTGAGGTGAGAAAAAATGCAGTCACAAATAGAAAGATTAGATCTAATTCGGCAAAAATTAGATAAAAGAAAGACGATTAGCACTCGTGAAATTATGAAATTATGTCACGTTTCTTTTGATACAGCAAGAAGAGACGTGATTAAGTTAACCAGCACTGGTCAAGCAATTAGAATTCACGGCGGA is a window encoding:
- a CDS encoding bacteriocin immunity protein, encoding MLENTITKQNEVVITLKDLYASFNKVQINAYLPLEKAILKVIAKAENHDDAAAWSNKLVMFLQSQIALKQIPITKEQDALINSLSEQCKNTNLNYVYLAPINDSLQFD
- a CDS encoding nucleoside hydrolase, producing MSKKPLIISTDPGIDDVAAMTISLFAADLDVKMIVPTWGNVSLEHTLQNTLDLENFLHTKVPVVKGANQPLVRPAISAASVHGETGIAGFEFEKANNDLLMSGLAATKMYEAIKSSPEKVTLLGIGPLTDFALLFKQYPDVVENIAKVYIMGGNIGHGNHSPFAEYNIAGDPEAAQIVFHSGLPVYVAPLEIGDKAHLTQDQMDKIKECGEVGKMLYSMFSHIHEPDGDLRIKIYDPTAVGIMLHPEFFTLKPANVEIELAGRYTYGASVMDFLSKEHNAQIATDVDTERFATWFVQSIQAANNGRK
- a CDS encoding GntR family transcriptional regulator, with protein sequence MTDLVYRSVMRDIKQKILNNEYEDMRLPDERSLSDYYHVSRSSMKRALGLLAQQGIVFKKRGSGTFINPLYLKNQALFKYEGSNLGITDSFSVPGKKQSIELLDYQVIKADEDLRQDLFLKESDFVYQIKRLRLLDDQPFLIETGFIPIKITPELNPDILKGSLFNYLEDTQNKTVTRSFLTITVEPSTLEDQSKLMLAPNEPVGVMEGIFFLDDGTPFEVSNMRIHYKYMKYNTFVNLSQE